The Chloroflexi bacterium ADurb.Bin180 genomic interval ATCGCCGAATTCGACGCCGGACACGAGGGGCTGGTTATCCTGCTGGCGCTTGGCAGTGAGGCTGGAGCACAGCGAGCAGCAAGAGGTGGCTGCCAGGGAGAGGGCGAGCAACACGAGGGTGAGTGTAACCAGGAGATGCTTCTTGTTCACAATGAACCTCCACGACAGATTCGGCCAGGACCCGTCCCTGCGGCTGCAAGCGGACGGCGGCGCCCAAGCCAGTGCAGGTGATGGTAACACCCGCGGGCCGAAATGTCAACTCCGAGAAGGGACACGGTCGATGCGCAGCGAAATGCCGGTCTCGCTCTCTTCGTAGGCGACCATCCCGGCCTTGGCCGCCACGCGGAGCGAGGCCCAGTTGGCGGGGTCGATGTTGCGGGCGAGCACCGCCTTGCAGGCCGGGTCGCCAAAGGCCCAGGCGATCAGGCGCTGCACGGCTTCGGTGGTATAGCCCTTGCGGCCGTAGGCGGGATCGATGCCATAGCCGATGTCCACTTCGCCGTTGGCGTCGGGCACGCCCTTGAAGCCGATCAACCCGGCGCCGAAGGAAGCCGCGGTCACCACCACCAGCCAGTAGGTGAGCCAGGGGTGGAGTTCCGGGTCGAGCGAAAGCAAGAGTTCCAGCTTGGCGCGAATCGCCTGCTGCACTGGCTCCGTGAGAATGGCGCGGGAGACGGGCACGCGCAGCACGGTTTCCAACGCGGCCGGGTCAGACAGGTACAGCTCGAGCTGCTCGGCGGTCAGCGGAATGAGCTCCAGGCGTTTGGTTCGAAGCACGGCCATAGCAAGTGTCCTTGGGGTTGGCTGAGCGTCAGTCCGACAGGGCGGTGGTGAGCAGCGATTGGCGCTATTTTAGGGGCGATTGGTCGGGAGGTCAATTGGGGGCGGGAGACGGTGAGGCGCGGTGCTGGCGGTCGTGCTTTCCGCGGGACTGGCGGGCACGACCCACGGCACGCCAAGACTTCCGAAGTCTGGGAGACTTCGGAAGTCTGAGGAAGTAGCGGGCACGCCTCGCGGAGCTAACCGGTGCGGTCGCGCTTGTCTTGGTGGCGTGACGTCTACCGGGCAGCCGCCCCGCCGGCCACGGCACCGCTGCTGAAAGCGAACTGGAGGTTGAATCCGCCGCAGGGGCCGACCACGTCGAGCGTCTCGCCGGTCAGATACAGTCCTGGCAGGCGTAACGACGCCATGGTGGCGGGATCCACCTCGGTGACCGGTACGCCACCCGCGCTGAGCTGACAATAGTCCCACTCGCGTACGCCCTGCACTAGGAGACGGGTGTCGTTGAGGCGCCTGGTGAGGCCAGCAAGCCGCGCCGGTGAGAGCTGGTTGAGCGGAGCCTGGTCGGGCAGGCCGGCGTTACGAGCAAAGGTGAGCGCCGCCTTGGGTGGAAAGAACGCGCCGAGCAAGACGCCTACCGGCAGGGAAGTGGAGCCGCGTAGCTGCAACAGCCGGTCGTATTGCTGCTGGAAGGGAGCCAAAAAGTCGAGGGCCAGCATCAACCGGGCGCCGGGGCGGGCCGAGACCAGGTGGCTCAGGTCCATCACCGCCGGGCCGTTGAGGCCCCAGGCGGTGACGATCAGGTTGCCGGTGGTGCGGCCGAGGAGCTCGCCGCCCGCAAAGAGCGACGCGGCCACGTCGAAATGCAGCCCCTGCAGCGGCTTTATTCGGACCAGGTCGACCAGCAGCGGTGCCAGCGCCGGCCGCAGGGGCAGCACGGTGTGGCCCAGGCGCGCGAGCTCGGCAAACAGCTCGCCACGCGAGCCGAGGTTGGGCATCGCCTTGCCGCCCGCGGCGAGGATCACCCGGTCGAAGGACCAGGAGTGGCCGGTGCCGCCGGAGGTAAAGGTCACCAGCCAGCGGTCATCACGGCGCTCCAGACTGCTCACCGGCGAGGCCATCTGGCGGGTCACGCCGGCTGCGTCCAGCGCAGCCGAGAACGCTGCTACCACCGACTGGGCTGACTCGGACAGGGGATAGTACCAGCCGTCGTGGGTGGCGCGGGTGGGCACGCCGATGCGCTCCAGGGTCTCCAGCAGGTGGCTGCGGCCAAAGATGCGGAACAGCGCTTCTAGCCAGGATGGGTCCGCGCAGGCGTAAGCGGCAGGGGCGACCGCGGCGTTGGTGAGGTTGCAGCGGCCGCTGCCGGTGATCAGCAGCTTGCGGCCGAGCGAGTTGTTGCGCTCGAACAGGGTCACCGCGGCGCCCTGCCAGGCGGCGAAGAGGGCGGCCATGAGGCCAGAGGCGCCGGCGCCGATGACGGCCACGGAGGGGGCGTGGGTTGGGGATTCAGGCGCAGGTGCGACCATTGCCGGAGATGATAGCACCGGCTGGGAGATGGGTCAACCTGGGTTCGAGATCTCACGCTGGCGCAGGAGTAGGCCAGCTCGTCGCCTGACTCGAGTAGTGTTCCGACCAGGTCGAATCAGCGTTTCGCGTCGTCTTCATCCTCGGTGGCTGACGAGTCGCTCGCAATCAGTGCCCTGACGTCCACAAGATGAGTCAGGGTGAAATACACTTTGAAATCCTTCTGTGCCAGGATGACATCCAGCTCCTGACCAGACATGTCGAGGAACATGTCCAGCATCATGTCCCTTGAGCCGTGAGCGTGCTGGAACATGGCGGCGTGATTCGGACACAGGGCCAGATAGTTCTGGTAGTGCCGCTTCCTCAGCTCTGGAAGGAACTCGACCTTCTCGACATAGTAGGAGCCATCGTCTAGCTTAAACGGCAGATGAGCATGGCACACCTGACAGATCATCTCACCGTCGTCGTTCGTGTACTGGTGACGCAGGTACTGCTCTGCCTCTTGCTTCACCCGCTCACGGGCCAGCGAGACAGCGCGGGGGCGCTGCTCGGTCTCCCGGCCCGGGGCGCCTGCGGCCTCGTCTGCAACGCGATTAGCTCGCCCATGTGGATCGCGTGGCTCACGGCCCGGCAACTCCGTGCCCTGCCTATCAAGGTACTCGGTTAGGAGACGCTCCTGCTCCTGTTCGGGAAGTGCTGCGAACCTCTGTGCTCGTTCCAGGGTCTTGGCATTGCCAAAGCCCAGCTGCTCGGCAAGCGCCCGTTTTTGACGCTGCTCCTCGGACTTTTTCTCTGCATCCACGCCAAAGTTGACAGCGCGCAGCCACTGCTGCCCGGTATCGAAAGGAAAGCCCTCGGGCAGAAGGGCGCGACAGGCGTCACGGGGCCGGACAAAGGCCCCACCGGTCTGAGGAACCCACGCAGCGTCTCGGAGCAGGCAAGCGAGCTGCGAATCCGCAGAATAGCCAGGGTTCCTTTGGTTGTATCGATAGTGTGCCGTTAGGCAATCGGACCATTTGGGCAACGAGCACATCATCTGCCAGATGAGACGCGATAGGTTCACCGTCGGTGTTTGCAATACCTTCTCCAGGCCGGGAACGGTAGAGTCTCGGTCAATGCCACTGGTTGTGAAGTGAACTCCCGGTGCCGTGCGAAGGTGGTCCCATCGAGGGTTGCCGCGACAGCTCGTCCGAAGTACCTCGAGTTGTGTCTGCACGCCGGTCGCTTGGCAGAATCTGACCAGACTCTCCAACGGGACTCCACTTCGCGCGTAGTCGGACGACACCGCTACCCGCGTTGCGTGTTCACCCACGGCTTCATAGTAGGCAGCCAGTCCGGTTTCACGTAAAGGAGCGTCCACAAACAGCCTTTGAGGTCTCTGCATTTGCCCAGTGACTGACCTGATGATGGAGTAGTGCCTGAAAACTTCTGCTTGATTCGGATTGGTCTCGACCAGTTTCACGAATCGCTTGAGGTCCGCCAGATGGATCTTCCAGTCGGCTAGCTCAACCTCACCAGAGTAGCGCCGCTTCAGAATAGCCTGAAGCTCCTCAGCCTCGCCGACCTCGCGTACACCGACTTGCTCCAGGAAGCGGCGAGCTGCGTCTTGTTGTGGCTTGCTCCTACCCGACGTATAGACACCTCGTGCAACACGAGGCAGCTCTTCGTCATCCTCCACGTGCTCAGTTGGGAAGTACGATTGGCTGCCGATACCATACGTTCCGTCGCTCAGCCGAATGATCTTCTTGTTCCGCAGGTGGAGGAAAGACGAGCTGCGGTCAGACTCGGGGTTCAACAGAGCGTACATCTGCTGGTGCCAGGCTTCGGACTTGGCCGCGAGCCAGGCTTGGAAGTCAGGATCTGGTCCGTAGAAGTACCGGTCTCCTTGCCACCGCCCAGCGTCGCCCGAAGCCTCTCTGAGCGCGTCCATGAACTCATCGATATCCCAAGGCTGTATCGCGAGTGCGGAAAGCAAGCGGTCCGCGTTACTATTGCGCTGCGACGCCGATAT includes:
- a CDS encoding putative FAD-binding dehydrogenase, which produces MVAPAPESPTHAPSVAVIGAGASGLMAALFAAWQGAAVTLFERNNSLGRKLLITGSGRCNLTNAAVAPAAYACADPSWLEALFRIFGRSHLLETLERIGVPTRATHDGWYYPLSESAQSVVAAFSAALDAAGVTRQMASPVSSLERRDDRWLVTFTSGGTGHSWSFDRVILAAGGKAMPNLGSRGELFAELARLGHTVLPLRPALAPLLVDLVRIKPLQGLHFDVAASLFAGGELLGRTTGNLIVTAWGLNGPAVMDLSHLVSARPGARLMLALDFLAPFQQQYDRLLQLRGSTSLPVGVLLGAFFPPKAALTFARNAGLPDQAPLNQLSPARLAGLTRRLNDTRLLVQGVREWDYCQLSAGGVPVTEVDPATMASLRLPGLYLTGETLDVVGPCGGFNLQFAFSSGAVAGGAAAR